A region of Bradyrhizobium sp. SZCCHNS1050 DNA encodes the following proteins:
- a CDS encoding TadE/TadG family type IV pilus assembly protein, with the protein MTDISRPASRASAAIARFSRDSKANIAVTFALALLPILTAIGCATDYSMAMRMKIRLQSAADAASIASISVNSAGYTAAMAMTSDGTVTAGVAEADNIFKGNASTFQGYTLTSETSTVTKSGSTLTSQVQFTANVPATFLTVIGYQNLTVSGQSSSSVTLPLYLDFYLTLDVSGSMGLPSTSSEAQRMQAISPDNYRQYPTGCTLACHFSPQNSACTDSGTQGYPTNNYCLGYAISRVSQSGYKNLLTTNKNYPMGVQLPSSIVSGLPNSLYKNLATVANCPTDGTDACIQLRLDAVGYAVNQLFVTANNTKKVNNQFRIGLYPFIRYLYSYFPLTSSINGSTTDSTTINYAAANLATLLDTNTNASLGSGGTHIDTALSSVNNLIVNVGNGSASTNTLPYVFLVTDGAQDPQVKGVPNGSWSGSNHATVIDPNTSCTPLKNRGIIISVLYIPYQVINPVNASFAGDEDDYANSNIPSIPPSLKACASPGFFYTANTPADITSALNAMFNHAVSEAHLTR; encoded by the coding sequence ATGACGGATATCAGCCGACCAGCGAGCCGGGCGAGCGCCGCCATCGCGCGCTTCTCCCGCGACAGCAAGGCCAATATCGCGGTCACATTCGCGCTGGCGCTGTTGCCGATTCTCACGGCGATCGGATGCGCGACCGACTACTCCATGGCCATGCGCATGAAGATCAGGCTCCAGTCTGCGGCGGATGCCGCGAGCATCGCCTCGATCTCGGTCAACTCGGCAGGCTATACAGCGGCGATGGCGATGACGTCGGACGGAACCGTTACCGCCGGAGTCGCGGAGGCGGACAACATCTTCAAGGGCAACGCCTCTACCTTTCAAGGCTACACATTGACGTCCGAGACCAGCACCGTCACCAAGAGCGGGTCCACACTGACGTCGCAGGTGCAATTCACCGCCAACGTGCCGGCCACGTTCCTGACGGTGATCGGCTATCAGAATCTGACGGTCAGCGGCCAATCGTCCTCCTCCGTCACGTTGCCACTCTATCTCGACTTCTATTTGACGCTGGACGTCTCGGGCTCGATGGGCCTCCCGTCGACGTCGTCCGAAGCACAGCGCATGCAGGCCATCAGCCCGGACAACTACAGGCAATACCCCACGGGATGCACGCTGGCGTGCCATTTTTCGCCGCAGAATAGCGCTTGCACCGATTCAGGGACCCAGGGATATCCCACAAACAACTATTGCCTGGGCTATGCGATCTCGCGCGTCAGCCAGAGCGGTTACAAGAACCTGCTGACCACCAACAAGAACTACCCCATGGGCGTTCAACTGCCGTCGTCGATCGTGTCCGGCCTGCCGAACTCACTGTACAAGAACCTGGCGACCGTTGCGAACTGCCCGACCGATGGGACGGATGCGTGCATCCAGCTGCGGCTGGATGCCGTGGGCTATGCCGTGAACCAGCTGTTTGTCACGGCGAACAACACCAAGAAGGTCAACAACCAGTTCCGGATCGGGCTCTACCCCTTCATCCGATATCTCTATTCCTACTTTCCGCTCACCAGCAGCATCAACGGCTCGACGACGGATTCGACCACCATCAACTATGCGGCGGCCAACCTTGCGACGCTGCTCGACACCAACACCAACGCATCTCTCGGCTCGGGCGGAACGCATATCGACACGGCCCTGTCCAGCGTCAACAACCTGATCGTCAATGTCGGGAACGGCAGCGCCTCGACCAATACCCTGCCCTACGTGTTCCTGGTCACCGACGGCGCGCAAGACCCGCAAGTGAAGGGCGTGCCCAATGGCTCATGGTCCGGCAGCAATCATGCCACCGTGATCGATCCGAACACCTCCTGCACACCGCTGAAGAACCGCGGCATCATCATCTCAGTTCTCTACATTCCCTATCAGGTGATCAATCCGGTGAACGCATCCTTCGCCGGTGACGAAGACGACTATGCCAACAGCAACATTCCTTCGATTCCGCCGAGCCTGAAGGCCTGCGCCTCGCCGGGATTCTTCTATACGGCGAACACGCCCGCCGACATCACGTCGGCGCTGAACGCGATGTTCAATCATGCGGTGTCCGAGGCGCATCTGACGAGATAG
- a CDS encoding tetratricopeptide repeat protein: protein MSERRKNQQAQALQEAIHALRARQFARAEQIAASILRTARTDRAALLVQAHALLGQQRANEAIAPLEKAALRGSDPELQTLLGAALCESRRAADGIALLRKTAARRPPFLPAFQELAGRLAKSGQLGDAIAVIEEALTLSPDSVDLQLDLGRLSLQANDRVRARTHLLAAREAAPGRPDILIELAWVQFLDGDYAEAAGTYRHALGLRPEDTQTRANLAMCLMEMGDRAGAKAALRTVVRGRPHLLSRAAYTMVVSSHGRFFFRPSDAAKFLQVDGAAALKP, encoded by the coding sequence GTGAGTGAACGGCGGAAAAATCAGCAGGCGCAGGCGCTGCAGGAAGCGATCCACGCGCTGCGCGCGCGGCAGTTCGCGCGCGCCGAGCAGATCGCCGCCTCGATTCTGCGCACGGCCAGGACCGACCGCGCCGCGCTGCTCGTCCAGGCCCATGCACTGCTCGGCCAGCAGCGCGCGAACGAAGCGATCGCGCCGCTCGAGAAGGCGGCGTTGCGCGGCAGCGATCCGGAACTCCAGACGCTGCTCGGCGCCGCTTTGTGCGAGTCCAGACGCGCCGCTGATGGCATCGCCCTACTGCGCAAGACCGCGGCGCGGCGGCCGCCTTTTCTGCCGGCGTTCCAGGAGCTGGCGGGGCGGCTTGCCAAGTCGGGACAGCTCGGTGACGCCATCGCCGTGATCGAGGAGGCGCTGACGCTGTCACCCGACAGCGTCGACCTCCAGCTCGATCTCGGACGCCTCTCTCTCCAGGCCAATGACCGCGTTCGTGCCCGCACGCACCTGTTGGCGGCGCGCGAGGCCGCGCCGGGACGGCCCGACATCCTGATCGAGCTCGCCTGGGTGCAGTTCCTCGACGGCGACTATGCCGAGGCCGCAGGCACCTACCGCCATGCGCTCGGCCTGCGGCCCGAGGACACCCAGACCCGCGCCAACCTCGCGATGTGCCTGATGGAGATGGGCGACCGCGCCGGGGCCAAGGCGGCGCTGCGCACGGTGGTGCGCGGCCGGCCGCATCTGTTGAGCCGCGCGGCCTATACGATGGTCGTCAGCTCGCATGGCCGCTTCTTTTTCCGGCCGAGCGATGCGGCGAAGTTCCTTCAGGTCGACGGCGCGGCCGCCCTCAAGCCCTGA
- a CDS encoding alpha/beta hydrolase, producing MTLVSIPANPVPENVTAGTIKTPDGAELRFARWAPPAGRKGTVCVFTGRSEMIEKYFETVRDLRDRGFAVAIIDWRGQGHSSRRLRDSRKGYVRSFSDYETDVETFVTQVVLPDCPPPYFALAHSMGGTVLLRLAHAGKRWFDRVVLSAPMIDLPDSRTALPARLLLRAMRIAGQGGRYVPGGNDEISGLAPFVNNPLTSDPVRYARNAAILEEDPTLGIASPTVAWADAAFSAMMTFRGMTYPSQIRQPILMLAASSDTVVSTAAIEEFAYHLRAGSHLVIAGAKHEILQEQDRYRSQFWAAFDAFVPGTPLFG from the coding sequence ATGACGCTCGTCTCGATTCCCGCCAATCCCGTTCCCGAAAACGTCACTGCCGGCACCATCAAGACCCCTGATGGCGCCGAGCTGCGCTTTGCGCGCTGGGCGCCGCCGGCCGGGCGCAAGGGCACGGTGTGCGTGTTCACCGGCCGCAGCGAGATGATCGAGAAGTATTTCGAGACGGTGCGCGATCTGCGCGATCGCGGCTTTGCGGTCGCCATCATCGACTGGCGCGGCCAGGGCCATTCGTCGCGGCGCCTGCGCGATTCCCGCAAGGGCTATGTGCGCTCGTTCTCCGACTACGAGACCGACGTGGAGACCTTCGTCACGCAAGTCGTGCTGCCGGATTGTCCGCCGCCTTATTTCGCGCTGGCGCATTCGATGGGCGGCACGGTGCTGCTGCGGCTCGCGCATGCCGGCAAGCGCTGGTTCGATCGCGTCGTGCTGTCGGCGCCGATGATCGACCTTCCGGACAGCCGCACCGCGCTGCCGGCGCGGCTGTTGCTGCGGGCGATGCGCATCGCCGGACAGGGCGGCCGCTACGTGCCGGGCGGCAACGACGAGATCAGCGGGCTGGCGCCGTTCGTCAACAATCCTCTGACGTCCGATCCGGTCCGCTATGCCCGCAACGCCGCGATCCTCGAAGAAGATCCGACGCTCGGCATCGCCTCGCCCACGGTCGCCTGGGCCGACGCGGCGTTCTCGGCGATGATGACCTTCCGCGGCATGACCTATCCCTCCCAGATCCGCCAGCCGATCCTGATGCTGGCGGCCTCCAGCGACACCGTGGTGTCGACGGCTGCGATCGAGGAGTTCGCCTATCATCTGCGCGCCGGCTCGCATCTCGTCATCGCCGGTGCCAAGCACGAGATCCTGCAGGAGCAGGACCGCTACCGCTCGCAGTTCTGGGCCGCGTTCGATGCCTTCGTGCCGGGCACGCCGCTGTTCGGGTGA
- a CDS encoding Hsp20 family protein, with product MRTYDLTPFYRSTVGFDRLFSLLDQATAEPTPGYPPYNIERTGENAYRITVAVSGFGKDELSLVAKENTLTIKGEKAANENGKKAEVLYRGIAARAFERSFQLADHVVVKNASLENGLLHVDLVREIPEAKKPRSIPISTGAQAAEQPVIEGSAEKAAA from the coding sequence ATGCGTACCTACGACCTCACCCCCTTCTATCGTTCCACCGTCGGTTTCGACCGTCTGTTCTCGCTGCTCGACCAGGCCACCGCCGAGCCCACCCCCGGCTATCCGCCCTACAACATCGAGCGCACCGGTGAGAACGCTTACCGCATCACCGTCGCCGTCTCCGGCTTTGGCAAGGATGAGCTCTCCCTCGTCGCGAAGGAAAACACGCTGACGATCAAGGGCGAGAAGGCCGCCAACGAGAACGGCAAAAAGGCCGAGGTGCTGTATCGCGGCATCGCCGCCCGGGCCTTCGAGCGCTCGTTCCAGCTCGCTGACCACGTGGTGGTGAAGAACGCCAGCCTCGAAAACGGCCTGCTCCACGTCGACCTCGTACGCGAGATTCCGGAAGCGAAGAAGCCCCGCTCGATTCCGATCTCGACCGGCGCGCAGGCCGCCGAGCAGCCGGTGATCGAAGGCTCGGCCGAGAAGGCCGCCGCCTAA
- a CDS encoding alpha/beta hydrolase has product MNLLRTLTCAAALLISAGAALAEPAQPPKVHNVVLVHGAWADGSSWAKVIPYLQAAGLKVTAVQNPLTSLADSAAATRRALAEQDGPAVLVGHSWGGTVVSEVGTDPKVSALVYVAARAPDAGEDFVKLAGQYPTPPARAGIVDHDGETKLNEDAFLKDFANGVDATTAKELYAVQWPTAATIFGNRTSQAAWHDKPSFYAVSKQDKTIDPDFERFLAHRMKATTIELDAGHLSLVSHPKEIADLILKAAGQHE; this is encoded by the coding sequence ATGAACCTTCTTCGGACCCTCACCTGCGCCGCCGCGCTGCTGATCTCCGCAGGCGCCGCCCTCGCCGAGCCCGCGCAGCCGCCCAAGGTCCACAACGTCGTGCTGGTGCACGGCGCCTGGGCCGATGGCTCGAGCTGGGCCAAGGTCATCCCCTATCTGCAGGCGGCCGGCCTCAAGGTCACGGCCGTGCAGAATCCGCTGACCTCGCTGGCGGATTCTGCGGCCGCCACCCGCCGCGCCCTGGCCGAGCAGGATGGGCCGGCCGTGCTGGTCGGCCATTCCTGGGGTGGCACGGTCGTGAGCGAGGTCGGCACCGATCCAAAGGTCAGCGCGCTGGTCTATGTCGCGGCCCGGGCCCCCGATGCGGGCGAGGATTTCGTCAAGCTCGCCGGGCAATATCCGACACCGCCGGCACGCGCCGGCATCGTCGACCACGACGGCGAGACCAAGCTCAACGAGGACGCCTTCCTGAAGGACTTCGCCAATGGTGTCGATGCAACGACGGCGAAGGAGCTCTATGCGGTGCAATGGCCGACCGCGGCGACGATCTTCGGCAACCGCACCTCCCAGGCGGCGTGGCACGACAAGCCGTCATTCTATGCGGTGTCGAAGCAGGACAAGACGATCGATCCGGATTTCGAGCGCTTCCTGGCCCACCGCATGAAGGCGACCACGATCGAGCTCGACGCCGGGCACCTGTCGCTGGTGTCGCATCCGAAGGAGATCGCTGATCTGATCCTGAAGGCCGCCGGTCAGCACGAGTAG
- the gltB gene encoding glutamate synthase large subunit — protein sequence MSGSKVEHGILGGAVLAVDSHEKPAEITRELHTWRPEAEGLYDPSQEKDSCGVGFIANIKGQKSHQIVADALSILCNLEHRGAVGADPRFGDGAGILVQIPHAFFSRKAKELGFTLPAPGEYAIGALFMPRDEAWRNVIKSIIADQIEDEGLVLLGWRDVPTDNSSLGVTVKPTEPRSMQVFIGRNGAAKTEDEFERKLYILRKSISQAIYQRRDRGMSGYYPCSMSCRTVIYKGMFLADQLGKYYADLHEPDFESALALVHQRFSTNTFPTWSLAHPYRMIAHNGEINTLRGNVNWMAARQASVSSELFGKDISRLWPISYEGQSDTACFDNALEFLVQGGYSLPHAVMMMIPEAWAGNPLMSEERRSFYEYHAALMEPWDGPAAIAFTDGRQIGATLDRNGLRPARYLVTKDDRIVMASEMGVLKIPEEQIVTKWRLQPGKMLLVDLEEGRLIPDDEIKAQLAASHPYTEWLARTQIQVEKLPDAPTTGARTNLPLLDRQQAFGYSQEDIAILMTPMAATGEEATGSMGNDTPISALSDKPKLLFTYFKQNFAQVTNPPIDPIREELVMSLVSIIGPRPNLFDLEGVASTKRLEVHQPILTDADLEKIRSISQVSDSHFVSRTLDTTFDASLGAAGFEQVLDDLCGRAEAAVREGVNIIILSDRMVSADRIPIPSLLACAAVHHHLIRTGLRTSVGLVVESGEPREVHHFACLAGYGAEAINPYLAFETIIALKDKLPGALSDYEVVKRYIKSIGKGLLKVMSKMGISTYQSYCGAQIFDAVGLKAEFVQKFFYGTHTRIEGVGLAEIAEETTRRHRDAFGDALVYKTALDVGGEYAFRTRGEDHAWTAESVATLQHAVRGNSRERYQAFARLLNEQSERLLTLRGLFRIKSAEDDKRKPVPLDEVEPAKEIVKRFATGAMSFGSISREAHTTLAIAMNRIGGKSNTGEGGEEADRFKPLPNGDSMRSAIKQVASGRFGVTTEYLVNSDMMQIKMAQGAKPGEGGQLPGHKVDATIAKVRHSTPGVGLISPPPHHDIYSIEDLAQLIYDLKNVNPDGQVSVKLVSEVGVGTVAAGVAKARADHVTIAGFEGGTGASPLTSIKHAGSPWEIGLAETHQTLVRERLRSRIVVQVDGGFRTGRDVVIGALLGADEFGFATAPLIAAGCIMMRKCHLNTCPVGVATQDPVLRKRFTGQPEHVINFFFFVAEEVREIMASLGYRSFNEMVGQTQMLDQSRLVAHWKAKGLDFSKLFVKQKEAPGQKIHHAEAQDHHLEAVLDRKLIEQAKPALDRGAPVKIEAEINNTDRSAGAMLSGAVAKIYGHAGLPQDTIHVSLKGTAGQAFGAWLANGVTFELEGEGNDYVGKGLSGGRIIVKPPRNSGIVPEESIIVGNTVMYGAISGECFFRGIAGERFAVRNSGAVAVVEGAGDHCCEYMTGGIVVVLGKTGRNFAAGMSGGVAYVLDEAGDFDKHCNMAMVELEPVLSEEMIAEDTYHQMGDLEAHGRVDVFKNLLASDVERLHVLISRHAKATGSKRAADILANWKDFAPKFRKVMPVEYRRALKELAANADAEPKIAIGA from the coding sequence ATGAGCGGATCGAAGGTCGAGCACGGAATTTTGGGCGGCGCGGTGCTGGCTGTGGATTCGCATGAGAAACCGGCCGAAATCACCCGCGAGCTGCATACGTGGCGTCCTGAAGCCGAAGGTCTGTACGACCCGAGCCAGGAGAAGGATTCCTGCGGCGTCGGCTTCATCGCCAACATCAAGGGCCAGAAGTCGCATCAGATCGTCGCGGACGCGCTCAGCATCCTCTGCAATCTGGAGCACCGCGGCGCCGTCGGCGCCGACCCGCGCTTCGGCGACGGCGCCGGCATCCTGGTGCAGATCCCGCACGCCTTCTTCTCGCGCAAGGCGAAGGAGCTCGGCTTCACGCTGCCGGCTCCGGGCGAATACGCCATCGGCGCGCTGTTCATGCCGCGCGACGAAGCGTGGCGGAACGTCATCAAGAGCATCATCGCCGACCAGATCGAGGACGAAGGCCTGGTGCTGCTCGGCTGGCGCGACGTGCCGACCGACAACTCCTCGCTGGGGGTGACCGTCAAGCCGACCGAGCCGCGCAGCATGCAGGTGTTCATCGGCCGCAACGGCGCCGCCAAGACCGAGGACGAGTTCGAGCGCAAGCTCTACATCCTCCGCAAGTCGATCTCGCAGGCGATCTATCAGCGCCGTGACCGCGGCATGTCGGGCTATTACCCCTGCTCGATGTCGTGCCGGACCGTGATCTACAAGGGCATGTTCCTGGCCGACCAGCTCGGCAAGTACTACGCCGACCTGCACGAGCCGGACTTCGAGAGCGCGCTGGCGCTGGTGCATCAGCGCTTCTCGACCAACACCTTCCCGACCTGGTCGCTGGCTCACCCGTACCGGATGATCGCGCATAATGGCGAGATCAACACGCTGCGCGGCAACGTCAACTGGATGGCGGCGCGGCAGGCGTCGGTGTCTTCGGAGCTGTTCGGCAAGGACATCAGCCGGCTCTGGCCGATCTCCTATGAAGGCCAGTCCGACACCGCCTGCTTCGACAACGCGCTGGAGTTCCTGGTGCAGGGCGGCTACTCGCTGCCGCACGCGGTCATGATGATGATCCCGGAAGCCTGGGCCGGCAATCCGTTGATGAGCGAGGAGCGCCGCTCGTTCTACGAATATCACGCCGCGCTGATGGAGCCGTGGGACGGCCCGGCCGCGATCGCCTTCACCGACGGCCGCCAGATCGGCGCCACGCTCGACCGCAACGGCCTGCGGCCGGCGCGCTACCTCGTCACCAAGGACGACCGCATCGTGATGGCGTCCGAAATGGGCGTCTTGAAGATTCCGGAGGAGCAGATCGTCACCAAGTGGCGGCTGCAACCGGGCAAGATGCTGCTCGTCGATCTCGAGGAGGGTCGCCTGATCCCGGACGACGAGATCAAGGCGCAGCTCGCCGCCAGCCATCCCTACACCGAGTGGCTCGCGCGCACACAGATCCAGGTCGAGAAGCTGCCGGATGCGCCGACCACGGGCGCGCGCACCAACCTGCCGCTCTTGGACCGGCAGCAGGCGTTCGGCTACAGCCAGGAAGACATCGCGATCCTGATGACGCCGATGGCGGCGACCGGCGAGGAGGCCACGGGCTCGATGGGCAACGACACGCCGATCTCGGCGCTGTCGGACAAGCCGAAGCTGCTTTTCACCTACTTCAAGCAGAACTTCGCCCAGGTCACCAACCCGCCGATCGACCCGATCCGCGAGGAGCTGGTGATGAGCCTGGTCTCGATCATCGGTCCGCGGCCGAACCTGTTCGACCTTGAAGGCGTCGCTTCGACCAAGCGGCTCGAGGTGCATCAGCCGATCCTGACCGATGCGGACCTCGAGAAGATCCGCTCGATCTCGCAAGTGTCCGACAGCCACTTCGTCTCGCGCACGCTCGACACCACCTTCGATGCGAGCCTGGGCGCGGCCGGCTTCGAGCAGGTGCTCGACGATCTCTGCGGCCGCGCCGAAGCCGCGGTGCGCGAGGGCGTCAACATCATCATCCTGTCCGACCGCATGGTCTCGGCCGACCGGATTCCGATCCCGTCGCTGCTCGCCTGCGCCGCCGTGCATCATCACCTGATCCGCACCGGCCTGCGCACGTCGGTCGGTCTCGTGGTGGAGTCGGGCGAGCCGCGCGAGGTGCATCACTTCGCCTGCCTGGCCGGCTACGGCGCAGAAGCGATCAATCCTTATCTCGCCTTCGAGACCATCATCGCGCTCAAGGACAAGCTGCCGGGCGCGCTGAGCGACTACGAGGTCGTCAAGCGCTACATCAAGTCGATCGGCAAGGGCCTGCTCAAGGTCATGTCCAAGATGGGCATCTCGACCTACCAATCCTATTGCGGCGCGCAGATATTCGATGCGGTCGGCCTGAAGGCCGAGTTCGTGCAGAAGTTCTTCTACGGCACCCACACCCGCATCGAAGGCGTCGGCCTCGCCGAGATCGCCGAGGAGACGACGCGCCGCCACCGCGACGCGTTCGGCGACGCGCTGGTCTACAAGACCGCGCTCGACGTCGGCGGCGAATATGCCTTCCGCACCCGCGGCGAGGACCATGCGTGGACCGCGGAATCGGTCGCGACGCTCCAGCACGCGGTGCGCGGCAATTCCAGGGAGCGCTACCAGGCGTTCGCCAGGCTGCTCAACGAGCAGTCCGAGCGGCTTCTGACCCTGCGCGGTCTGTTCCGGATCAAGTCGGCCGAGGACGACAAGCGCAAGCCGGTCCCGCTCGACGAGGTCGAGCCGGCGAAGGAGATCGTCAAGCGCTTCGCCACGGGTGCGATGTCGTTCGGCTCGATCTCGCGCGAGGCGCACACCACGCTCGCGATCGCCATGAACCGGATCGGCGGCAAGTCGAACACCGGCGAGGGCGGCGAGGAAGCCGACCGCTTCAAGCCGCTGCCCAACGGCGATTCCATGCGCTCGGCGATCAAGCAGGTCGCCTCGGGCCGGTTCGGCGTGACGACGGAATATCTCGTCAACTCCGACATGATGCAGATCAAGATGGCGCAGGGTGCCAAGCCCGGCGAAGGCGGCCAGCTGCCCGGCCACAAGGTCGACGCCACCATCGCCAAGGTGCGCCACTCGACGCCGGGTGTCGGCCTGATCTCGCCGCCGCCGCATCACGACATCTACTCGATCGAGGATCTCGCGCAGCTGATCTACGACCTGAAGAACGTCAATCCCGACGGCCAGGTCTCGGTGAAGCTCGTCTCCGAGGTCGGCGTCGGCACGGTTGCCGCCGGCGTTGCCAAGGCGCGCGCCGACCATGTGACGATCGCGGGCTTCGAGGGCGGCACCGGTGCCTCTCCCCTCACCTCGATCAAGCATGCGGGCTCGCCGTGGGAGATCGGCCTTGCCGAAACGCACCAGACTTTGGTGCGCGAGCGGCTGCGCAGCCGCATCGTGGTCCAGGTCGATGGCGGCTTCCGCACCGGACGTGACGTCGTCATCGGCGCCCTGCTCGGCGCCGACGAATTCGGCTTCGCCACCGCCCCCTTGATCGCCGCCGGCTGCATCATGATGCGCAAGTGCCATCTCAACACCTGTCCGGTCGGCGTCGCCACCCAGGACCCGGTGCTGCGCAAGCGCTTCACCGGCCAGCCCGAGCACGTGATCAACTTCTTCTTCTTCGTCGCCGAGGAAGTCCGCGAGATCATGGCGAGCCTCGGCTACCGTTCGTTCAACGAGATGGTCGGCCAGACCCAGATGCTCGACCAGTCCCGCCTGGTGGCGCATTGGAAAGCCAAGGGCCTCGACTTCTCCAAGCTGTTCGTCAAGCAGAAGGAGGCGCCGGGCCAGAAGATCCATCACGCCGAGGCGCAGGACCATCACCTCGAGGCCGTGCTCGACCGCAAGCTGATCGAGCAGGCCAAGCCCGCGCTCGACCGCGGCGCGCCTGTCAAGATCGAGGCCGAGATCAACAACACCGACCGTTCGGCGGGCGCGATGCTGTCCGGCGCGGTGGCCAAGATCTACGGCCATGCCGGCCTGCCGCAGGACACCATCCATGTCAGCCTGAAGGGCACCGCCGGTCAGGCCTTCGGTGCCTGGCTCGCCAACGGCGTCACCTTCGAGCTCGAAGGCGAAGGCAACGACTACGTCGGCAAAGGCCTGTCGGGCGGCCGCATCATCGTCAAGCCGCCACGCAACTCCGGCATCGTGCCGGAGGAATCGATCATCGTCGGCAACACCGTGATGTACGGCGCGATCTCCGGCGAGTGCTTCTTCCGCGGCATCGCCGGCGAGCGCTTCGCGGTGCGTAACTCGGGCGCGGTCGCCGTGGTCGAGGGCGCGGGAGATCATTGCTGCGAATACATGACCGGCGGCATCGTCGTCGTGCTCGGCAAGACCGGGCGCAACTTCGCGGCCGGCATGTCGGGCGGCGTCGCCTATGTACTCGACGAGGCCGGCGACTTCGACAAGCACTGCAACATGGCGATGGTCGAGCTCGAACCGGTGCTGTCCGAGGAGATGATCGCAGAGGACACCTATCACCAGATGGGCGACCTCGAGGCGCATGGCCGGGTCGACGTGTTCAAGAACCTGCTGGCGTCCGACGTCGAGCGGCTGCACGTGCTGATCTCGCGCCACGCCAAGGCGACCGGCTCCAAGCGCGCCGCCGACATCCTGGCGAACTGGAAGGACTTCGCGCCGAAGTTCCGCAAGGTGATGCCGGTCGAATACCGCCGTGCCCTGAAGGAGCTCGCCGCCAACGCCGACGCCGAGCCCAAGATCGCGATCGGGGCCTGA
- a CDS encoding glutamate synthase subunit beta: MGKVTGFLEIERHDRKYAPVAERLKNFNEFVVPLSEKELRDQAARCMNCGIPYCHGTGSAAPGTTGCPVNNQIPDWNDLVYNGNWEEASRNLHSTNNFPEFTGRICPAPCEASCTLNIDDNPVTIKTIECAIVDKAWENGWLKPEPAAVKTGKKIAVVGAGPAGMACAQQLARAGHDVHVFEKHAKAGGLLRYGIPDFKMEKGIIDRRITQMEGEGVTFHYGVNVGGKDGLDATSLLKDYDAVALTGGAEAPRDLPIPGRDLTGIHYAMDFLPQQNRRVGNEPVNATDILAGGKHVVVIGGGDTGSDCIGTSLRQGALSVTQLEIMPAPPERENKALTWPNWPLKMRTSSSQAEGAAREFAVLTQKFEGENGAVKKLHCVRVDAQFKPIPGTEFVLAADLVLLAMGFVHPVHEGLLKSLGVDLDPRGNVKANLTDYQTSLPKVFSAGDMRRGQSLVVWAIREGRLCAQAVDKFLMGKTELPR, encoded by the coding sequence ATGGGCAAGGTCACAGGTTTTCTCGAAATCGAGCGGCACGATCGCAAGTACGCGCCGGTTGCCGAGCGTCTGAAGAACTTCAACGAGTTCGTGGTACCGCTCTCCGAGAAGGAGCTGCGCGACCAGGCGGCGCGCTGCATGAATTGCGGCATTCCCTATTGCCACGGCACCGGCTCGGCCGCGCCGGGCACCACCGGCTGTCCAGTCAACAACCAGATCCCGGACTGGAACGACCTCGTCTACAACGGCAATTGGGAAGAGGCGTCGCGAAATCTGCACTCGACCAACAACTTCCCCGAGTTCACGGGCCGCATCTGCCCGGCCCCGTGCGAGGCGTCGTGCACGCTGAACATCGACGACAATCCGGTGACCATCAAGACGATCGAATGCGCCATCGTCGACAAGGCCTGGGAGAACGGCTGGCTGAAGCCGGAGCCGGCCGCTGTGAAAACCGGCAAGAAGATTGCGGTCGTCGGCGCCGGCCCCGCCGGCATGGCCTGCGCCCAGCAACTGGCGCGCGCCGGTCACGACGTCCATGTCTTTGAGAAGCACGCCAAGGCCGGCGGCCTGCTGCGCTATGGCATTCCCGACTTCAAGATGGAGAAGGGCATCATCGACCGCCGCATCACCCAGATGGAAGGCGAAGGCGTTACCTTCCACTATGGCGTCAATGTCGGCGGCAAGGACGGCCTCGATGCGACGTCGCTGCTGAAGGATTACGACGCGGTGGCGCTGACCGGCGGCGCGGAAGCCCCGCGCGACCTGCCGATTCCCGGCCGCGATCTCACCGGTATCCATTACGCGATGGACTTCCTGCCGCAGCAGAACCGCCGAGTCGGCAACGAGCCCGTGAACGCGACCGACATCCTGGCCGGCGGCAAGCATGTCGTCGTGATCGGCGGCGGCGACACCGGCAGCGACTGCATCGGCACCTCGCTGCGCCAGGGCGCGCTGTCGGTGACCCAGCTCGAGATCATGCCGGCGCCGCCGGAGCGTGAGAACAAGGCGCTGACCTGGCCGAACTGGCCGCTGAAGATGCGGACGTCGTCGAGCCAGGCCGAAGGCGCGGCGCGCGAGTTCGCGGTGCTGACCCAGAAGTTCGAAGGCGAGAACGGCGCGGTCAAGAAGCTGCATTGCGTCCGCGTCGACGCGCAGTTCAAGCCGATTCCCGGCACCGAGTTCGTGCTCGCGGCCGATCTGGTGCTGCTGGCGATGGGCTTCGTCCATCCGGTGCATGAGGGCCTGCTCAAGAGCCTCGGCGTCGATCTCGACCCGCGCGGCAACGTCAAGGCCAACCTGACGGACTACCAGACCTCGCTGCCGAAGGTCTTCTCCGCCGGCGACATGCGCCGCGGCCAGTCCCTGGTGGTATGGGCGATCCGCGAGGGCCGCCTGTGCGCCCAGGCCGTCGACAAGTTCCTGATGGGCAAGACCGAGCTGCCGCGCTGA